A single genomic interval of Deinococcota bacterium harbors:
- a CDS encoding S8 family serine peptidase, giving the protein MKTYVFLRDLFSTPTPNFTGCYSNNRCAYQENPSEDRPFSYAGTSAAAPQIAGIAALMKQVDPTVTTARARQILVNTGRRDSSHAHVNVRADAAAALRNLGAK; this is encoded by the coding sequence ATGAAAACATACGTCTTTCTCCGAGACCTCTTCAGTACTCCGACACCCAACTTCACTGGCTGTTATTCCAATAATCGCTGTGCCTACCAGGAAAATCCAAGTGAAGACAGGCCCTTTTCTTACGCTGGCACAAGTGCCGCAGCTCCGCAAATAGCAGGTATCGCCGCGTTGATGAAGCAAGTTGATCCAACGGTCACTACCGCTCGGGCACGGCAAATATTGGTTAACACAGGACGACGTGATTCCAGTCATGCCCATGTCAACGTTAGAGCAGACGCGGCAGCGGCATTAAGAAACCTGGGGGCTAAATAA
- a CDS encoding zinc ABC transporter substrate-binding protein, with protein MKHFALTMGFVAGLALTGSSFSESQALDAVATTGMVADVVAKVGGDCANVTMLMGPGIDPHLYRASAGDVETLSRADIIFYNGLNLEGQLGEVLSRLGQRVPTVAVAEGAVAEGAVAEEHLLEGEDAFEGQPDPHLWMDASLWARTAEVVAAALGEQRPECADDMTARAESYRAQLMALHDWVAESIASIPEAQRVLVTAHDAFTYFSQAYDIEVAAIEGISTEAEASLADIREAADTVVETGVPAIFVETTINPRTIEAVQAAARDRGAEVVIGGELFGDAMGEEGSAEGSYIGMIRSNTVTIVGALGGEVAAWPEALADWAESWDMP; from the coding sequence ATGAAGCACTTCGCGTTGACAATGGGTTTCGTCGCCGGCCTCGCGCTCACCGGCTCGAGCTTTTCTGAAAGCCAGGCTCTCGACGCCGTGGCGACGACCGGCATGGTCGCCGACGTTGTCGCCAAGGTCGGCGGCGACTGTGCGAACGTGACCATGCTGATGGGTCCCGGCATCGATCCTCACCTCTACCGGGCCAGCGCCGGCGACGTAGAAACCTTGAGCCGGGCGGACATCATCTTCTACAACGGTCTCAACCTCGAGGGGCAGCTTGGCGAGGTCTTGAGCCGCCTGGGCCAGCGCGTGCCGACCGTGGCGGTGGCCGAGGGGGCGGTGGCCGAGGGGGCGGTGGCCGAGGAGCACTTGCTCGAGGGCGAGGACGCCTTCGAGGGCCAGCCCGACCCTCACCTGTGGATGGACGCCAGCCTCTGGGCGAGGACGGCCGAGGTGGTGGCGGCTGCCTTGGGTGAGCAGCGGCCCGAGTGCGCGGACGATATGACGGCTCGAGCCGAAAGCTACCGGGCGCAGCTCATGGCCCTGCATGACTGGGTCGCCGAGAGCATCGCCTCGATCCCCGAGGCGCAGCGCGTGCTGGTCACCGCCCACGACGCCTTTACCTACTTTTCTCAGGCTTACGATATCGAGGTGGCGGCCATCGAGGGCATCAGCACCGAAGCGGAAGCCAGCCTGGCCGACATCCGCGAGGCCGCGGACACCGTGGTCGAGACCGGGGTGCCGGCCATCTTCGTCGAGACCACCATCAACCCCCGCACCATCGAAGCCGTGCAGGCCGCCGCGCGCGACCGCGGCGCCGAGGTGGTTATCGGCGGCGAGCTCTTCGGCGACGCCATGGGCGAAGAGGGCAGCGCCGAAGGCAGTTATATCGGCATGATCCGCAGCAACACCGTCA
- a CDS encoding metal-dependent transcriptional regulator has product MVKRPLTSAVEDYLKTIYELGAREVKTQALADALEVSPASVTGMLQKLASLKLVAYEKYKGVSLSPAGQRIALETLRHHRLIETYLAQALGYAWHEVHDEAERLEHHISEDFEDRIAELLGDPTYDPHGDPIPRRDGSLPEDLGQPLAEIALGQTVTITRITNQQREVLRYLAEHKLVLGETVTLRARAPFGGPLTLEQDGSRIAIAHELAHAIHVAPMADATVDSRRASL; this is encoded by the coding sequence ATGGTCAAGCGACCTCTGACCAGCGCGGTGGAGGATTACCTCAAGACCATCTACGAGCTTGGCGCCCGCGAGGTCAAGACGCAGGCCTTGGCTGACGCGCTCGAGGTCAGCCCAGCGAGCGTCACCGGCATGCTTCAGAAGTTGGCCTCGCTCAAGCTGGTGGCGTATGAAAAGTATAAGGGCGTCAGCCTCAGCCCGGCGGGCCAGCGGATCGCCCTGGAGACCCTGCGCCACCACCGCCTCATCGAAACCTACCTGGCGCAGGCGCTCGGTTACGCCTGGCACGAGGTTCACGACGAGGCGGAGAGGCTCGAGCACCACATCAGCGAAGACTTCGAAGACCGCATCGCCGAACTGTTGGGAGACCCCACCTACGACCCGCACGGCGACCCCATCCCGAGGCGCGACGGCAGCCTGCCCGAGGACCTGGGACAGCCGCTCGCCGAGATCGCGCTTGGGCAAACGGTCACGATCACCCGCATCACCAACCAGCAGCGCGAGGTGCTTCGTTACCTCGCCGAGCACAAGCTGGTGCTGGGCGAAACGGTGACCTTGCGCGCCCGCGCTCCCTTCGGCGGTCCCCTTACGCTCGAGCAGGACGGCAGCCGGATCGCCATCGCCCATGAACTCGCGCACGCCATTCACGTCGCGCCCATGGCCGATGCCACGGTTGACAGCCGAAGAGCTTCGCTGTAG